Genomic DNA from Noviherbaspirillum saxi:
GCTTGAGCAAGGTTTTGTCCCGCAGGATGCCGGCATTATTGACGAGGATGTCGACCGCGCCGAAGTTATCGAGCGCAACCTGGAGAAGGCTGGTGCCGCCTTCAATGGTGGAAATATCTTGGGTATGCGCCGCTGCGCGCCCGCCTGTCTCGCGGATCGAAGCCGCCACCGCTTCGGCGGTGAAACTGCCGTCTTCGGCCTTGCCGATGTCATTAATGACGACCGATGCACCCTCCTTTGCCATCAGGCGCGCATAAGCTTCGCCCAGCCCCCTACCGCCGCCAGTGATAATTGCAACTTTCCCCTCGAGCAATGCCATTTAATTCTCCTTTACTCTTTATGAAAATGTGCGCGTTCGACGGCGCGTCCTTCTAAACCTGTGAAACCACATTGTCGGAACCGGCGATACGTGCAGTACGCAGGCTCAAAGCAAAAACCAATACATATTCAGTTTTAGCATTGGATCATGATAGCAAAAAAGCTGATGGATCGACAGTTTTTTAAGGAGCATGCATAAGTAGTCATGCCCGAACAGAATTGGACGCGGATCGCTGCAATGGCTACTACTTACATGAACGCCGCATCGGACCGCATCCTGTCCAAAAACAATTCAGGCAGAGTGAAGCGCGGCCCATAGTGGCGGGCCAATTCCATGGCGCGCGAATTGAAAGCCTGCATGTTATAGGTATTGACGACCTGGATATATCCGCCGGTCCATGCCGGCGCCCCGACAGCCAGAAGCGAAGCGATATTGGCATCGGCGACGGAGGCGACAACCCCTTGCTGCAGGCTGAAAATCGCTTCGATCACCGGCCGGAACAGCAGCCTGTCCTTGGTATCCTGGGGAAGTATCGATCCGGCGGAACAAGCAACATCTTCCTTACCATAGCTGCGGTCGTATGTCCCCAGTGGACCCGCCAGCATTCCGAGCTGCCATGCCAGCGCCTGTACGGTGTTGGCCGGCATCCCTTCCGCGACGAGTCTCCTGCCTTCATCGCGATACGCATCGAATACTCTCTGCGAGAATCCGCGCGGACTGCCATTGACAACGATTGCCAGTTTGCCAATGCGGCGCAGGAGGTCCTTTGTCAAAGCAAGCGCTTCGCCAGACAGGTCGGAGACGAGCTCGCCGAGCGAAAATTCTCCTGTGGCGGAAAAGCAATGCAGTCTCGCGAAATCATGCTTTGCCGCTGCACCTTGCTCGGCAAGTCCAGGAGATCGATTACCTGCCATTACAACAAAGTGAGTACCGGGGAAGATTTGCTTTTGCAGCGAGTCGAACCATTGGAGGCCCGCCTCATCTTCCGAAGGCAGTGCAACCAGAACCAGTTCGCATCGCCTTGTATCCATGGTGCGGTCAGACACCAGAGCTTGCGCCGCTTCGATAGCTGCCAAACTTTGGCCCGCCTTTGCGCAACGTTTCAAAATGACGTCCGCGACGCTTGCCCTCATGCGGCTCGCACTGCCAGAGGCTGCTACATCGTCACCATGCAAAAGAACCTGGATACCTGCAAGCGCCGCTGCGGTGGCGATCTCGATTGCGGCCTCGCCGTTGCCGATAATGCCGAGGGTCCCGATCCCATTGGCGGCATGCTTGTCCTGCGCAGTATTCCGCCTGACCTGGTTCATTTGATCGAACATCGAGGTCATGATGTTCTTCGCTTGCGGTGAAAGAGTAAGATCGGCAGCGATGCGGCTCTCAAGATCGAGTGCGGTGTCCAGATCGACCAGCGTCGAACACGCAGCCAATGCCAGCAACTGCTCCGGCGCAGGCAGCAAACCGCGTGTGCGGCCGAGAACTTCTTCCATTTTTTTGGCAAGCAGGACAGCGTTATGAGCTTCATTTGCAGCACCGCCAGGAATCCGGTAATTCTCCCGTTGCCATGGCTGCCGACATGCCTGCGGGTGATTGCGGATCCATTCCTTCGCGGCTGGCAACAACTCTTCCACAGTGCCGACACAGGTATCGACCAGACCGGCCTGCAGTGCTTCCGCTGGTTTGCACTGCGTACCGGCCAGCAGCAACGGCAAGGCCCTTTCCAGCCCCAGCAGCCGAATCAGCCGGACGGTGCCTCCGCCGCCAGGCAGCAATCCGAGACGTATTTCGGGCAAGCCGACGATTGCCTTTGGATTGTCGACCACGATGCGATAGTTGCAGACCAGGCATATCTCGAATCCGCCGCCAAGCGCCGCACCATTGATCGCGGCCACGACAGGTACCAATAGGTTTTCGAGACGCCGCAATTGCGCCTTAGTTTCGACCAGGCGCTTGAAGAATGCCTCCTTTTGCGACAGTTTGGCGGCGATCATGTCGCGGATATCGCCGCCCGCAAAGAACGTGCGCTTGGCCGATGCCAGTACCACGCCGCTCAGGCCATTTTCGTTTTCCAGACGGCCAAGCGTTTCTTCCATCGCGGCAAGGTATTCATCGTTCATGGCATTGACCGGGCCCGTCATGTCCATCGTGACGGTCACAATGCCGTCGCCGTCCTTCTCGTACTTGAAGCCGATCATGCGAACATCCTCCGCTGCCGCCACTGTATTGATGAAGACTCAGACGTATTGGTAAAAACCGGATCCTGTCTTGCGGCCAAGAGTGCCAGCGTCCACCATTTCTCTTAGCAGCGGCGCCGGCCGGTACTTCGGATCGTTGAAATCCCGATAGAACACTTCCATCACCGTCAGGCAGGTGTCGAGGCCGATGAGATCGGCCAGCGCCAGCGGACCAATAGGATGATTGGCCCCCAGCTTCATTCCTGCGTCGATTTCTTCGGCTGTCGCAAGCCCGTCCTGCAGCACGAATACCGCCTCATTAATCATCGGGACGAGGATGCGATTGACCACGAAGCCGGGCGAATTCCTGACCGAGATCGGGGTCTTGCCAATTTTTTCCGCAAGCATGCGCGTCGTGTCGGATGTGCTATCGCTGGTACGTATGCCACGAATGACTTCGACCAGCGACATCACCGGCACCGGGTTGAAGAAATGCATGCCGACGAAACGCTCCGGCGACGTCAGCGATGCGCCCAGTTTAGTGATTGACACGGAAGATGTGTTGGAGGCGATGATGGCGCTCGATTTGACGACCGCTTCTGTTTCCTTCAGGATGCGCTGCTTGAGTTCGAGCTGTTCGGTCGCCGCTTCGATGATGAAATCGGAGCTCGCCAGTGCGCCGATTTCGGTACTAGTCCGTATACGTCCGATGATCCCTGCTTTTTGTTCCGCATTGATTTTTCCGCTTTTGACTGCACGGTCGAGACCGGAAGAGATGACGGACAGGGCGCGCTGCAGCGCTTCGTCGCTGACGTCGCGCAGGGTAACGTCCAGGCCGGCGGACGCACAGATTTGGGCGATACCGCTGCCCATCTGTCCGGCACCGATAATGCCTATATGCTGGATGTGCATTGCTGATCCCTCCCTTTACATATTTGGATAGTTCGGGCCACCGCCACCTTCTGGCGTCACCCACACGATGTTCTGCGTCGGATCCTTGATGTCGCAAGTCTTGCAATGCACGCAGTTCTGGGCATTGATCTGCAAGCGATCCTCGCCCGCATCGTTCTTCACGAACTCGTACACGCCGGCCGGGCAATAGCGCGACTCCGGTCCCGCATATGTCGCCAGGTTGATGTTGACCGGTACGCTCGCATCCTTGAGCGTCAGGTGCGCCGGCTGTTCTTCCGCATGGTTGGTGTTGGAAATGAACACCGACGACAAGCGGTCAAAGGTCAGCTTGCCATCCGGCTTCGGATACACGATCGGTTCGAACTCCGCTGCCGGGCGCAGGCATTCATGGTCCGCATGCTTGTGCCGCAGCGTCCACGGCGCCTTGCCGCGGAACACCGCCTGGTCGATGCCCACCATCAGCGTGCCGGTGTACAGACCCTTGGCCATGAAGGGCTTGAAGTTACGCGCCTTGTGCAATTCCTCATGCAGCCACGAGGTCTTGAAGCTGTCCGCATACGCAACCAGCTCGTCATGCTGGCGATTCGCGCCCAGCGCCGCAAATGCCGCTTCAGCGGCCAGCATGCCGGTCTTCATCGCCGCATGGCTGCCCTTGATGCGCGACGCATTCAGGAAACCGGCATCGCAACCGATCAGCGCACCGCCCGGGAACGTGAACTTCGGCAGGGACTGGATACCACCAGCCACCAGTGCCCGTGCCCCATACGACAGGCGCTTGCCGCCTTCGAAGAACTTGCGGATTTCCGGATGGGTCTTGTAGCGCTGGAATTCTTCATACGGCGACAGGTAAGGATTCTGGTATGCCAGGCCCACCACATAGCCGACCGCGACCTGGTTGTTTTCCAGGTGGTACAGGAACGAGCCGCCATAGGTATCGGCATCCAGCGGCCAGCCGGCGGTATGGATCACCAGGCCAGGCTTGTGCATCTTGGGATCGATTTCCCACAATTCCTTGATGCCGATCGCATAGGTTTGCGGATCGCTGTCCTTGTTCAGGTGGTACGTCGCCATCAGTTGCTTGCCCAGGTGGCCGCGCGCGCCTTCGGCAAAGAAGGTGTATTTCGCATGCAGTTCCATGCCAAGCTGGAAGGCATCGGTGGGCTTGCCGTGACGGTCCACGCCCATGTTGCCGGTCGCCACGCCGCGCACCGACCCGTCGTCGTTGTACAGCACTTCAGCCGCCGGGAAGCCGGGGAAGATTTCCACGCCCAGCGCTTCGGCTTGCTGACCGAGCCAGCGCACCACGTTGGCCAGCGACACGATGTAGTTGCCATGGTTCTGGAAGCAGGCCGGCAGCATCCAGTCCGGGGTCTTGGTGGCTTTCTTTTCGGTCAGGAACAGGAAGCGGTCTTCGGTGACTTCGGTGTGCAAGGGTGCACCGAGTTCTTTCCAGTTGGGGAACAACTCGTTCATCGCGATCGGGTCCATCACGGCGCCGGAGAGGATATGGGCGCCGACTTCACTGCCTTTTTCCAGCACGCAGACCGACACCTCGCTGCCTTGTTCGGCGGCCAGCTGCTTGAGGCGAATCGCGGCCGACAGGCCGGCCGGGCCGCCGCCCACGATGACCACATCGTATTCCATCGCTTCGCGCGGGCCGTATTGTTCTATCAGGTTTTGCATGGTGTTTTTATGATTGAATTCGTTGGCGCATAACTGCTCAAAGACATTTTGCCTGGATCACGTGGACGTTCTCCACGCGTATGCGCCTGCCAAGCCGTGTCTGGTTTTTCCGGAAAAAATGGGACGACCGGGATTTATCCTTTTACATTCCCGCTGCCAGATATCCCCCATCCACAGGCAGCACGATTCCCGTAATAAACGAAGCCATCGGCGAGCAGAGGAAGGTAATACCCGCGGCCACTTCTTCCGTGCGACCCCAACGCTTCATCGGCGAGCGCGCCATTACGCGGCCGTTACGCTCAGGGTCGTTCTGAAGAATTTGAGTCATCGGCGTATCGATCCAGCCCGGAGCGAGTGCGTTGACACGAATTCCTTCCTCCGCCCATGACACGGCGAGACTCTTGGTCAGCTGCACTACTCCGCCCTTGCTGGACGAATAGGCAGGCGCGGTGGCGCTCCCGAAGAAACTCATCAGCGAAGCTATATTGACGATAGCCCCGCCCTGCCGCGCCAGTAGCGGACGCGCCGCAGTGCAGACACGCAGCGTTCCGGTGAGATTGATGTCCAGTGTACGTGCAAAGGATTCGGCCTCGAACTCGACCGGACCCTGCCCTCCTACGCCTGCAGCATTGACCAGAATGTCGAGGCGCTCGAACCGTGAAAACGCTTCCCGCACGCCCGCGTCGTCGGTCACATTGAGGACATGTGCGTCAATACCGGCAAATACCGGATCGGCCAGCGCCGCTTGCACTTCTTTTTCCGATACACCGGTGGCGATCACCTTGGCTCCTGCTGCCTTGAGCGCAAGCGCGGTGCCGCGACCTATGCCGCTGGTTCCTCCGGTCACAAAAGCAACCTGTCCGTCCAGCATGTTTGTAAGGTTCATTGACGTTTCCATTTAAAAAAGATTGCGCAACTCAGCTCAGACCGACAACCGGTACCACCGCGCCATGCACGGCCCGTGCTCTATCGGACGCTAGAAAACCGATTACGGAAGCAAGGTCGACGAGCGACACCCATTTCCCAGGATCGGCATCCGGCATGGCAGACCGATTGGCCGGTGTATCGATGATGCTGGGCGCAACTGCATTGACATTGATGCCGGCATCGCGCAGTTCCTGCGCCATCGACTCGGTAAGACGCGCAACTGCGCCCTTGGATGCGCAGTAGGCGCCCATGGCGCCCTTTCCGCTCGATGCCGACGCTGCCGCGACGTTGACAATCTTGCCTTGGCCGGCGGCTTTCATGCCAGGAACGATGGCGCGCGACGCATTGATTAGCGTTGCCACGTTCAAGTCAAGCATCCGGCGCCACATGGCGTCGTCGGTTTCATGCACCGCGGGCCCCATGTCGAAGCCGCCGGCGATATTGCAGAGTACATTTGCCGCGCGTCCCGCCAGCGCCGATTCCAGCGACTCGACGGTCTTTCCGGCATTCGTGAGGTCGACCGCAACCGGTTGCACGCGTCCGTTGTCGGGATACGCGGCGCGCAATGCATCAATATTTACGTCGACTGCAATGATGGACGAACCTAGTGAAAGAAATTCTTCGACCACGGCTTTACCCAGGGCGCCTGCAGCGCCGGTAACAACAACGACAGAGGACATCGGTTCTTCCTTTCTATTAAACGCTCTCGGTAAACTAACATAACGTCAGTTTTAGCTCAACAAAAACGAATATCCATCATTTTATTGACGCACCCATAGAACTGACATATAGTTAGTTTTCAGAGCGAGGTCGCTCAACCTTTTTCGACGCGAGGAGCACAATGACCGCTGTGACTTACCCCATCTATGACGCGGACCGTCATTTCTACGAACCGCCGGAGGCGTTTCTTCGCCACCTGCCGAAGAAATTCAAGAAAGAATTTCAATATGTGCAGGTCAACGGCCGTACCAAGCTTGCGGTCGGCGGCATGCTTTCAGACTACATTCCCAATCCAACTTTCGAAGTTGTTGCGGCACCCGGTGCGCATGAAAAGTGGTATCGCGGACAGAATCCGGAAGGCTTGTCACTGCGCGAGATCACCGGTGAACCGATTGCATCACAAGCTGCGTTCAACAATGGTGACGCGCACTTGAAAGTCATGGATGAGCAGAAGATCCATGCCGGACTGTTCCTGCCGACGCTGGCTTCCGTAATCGAAGAGCGACTTGCGCAGCGTCCGGAAGTGATCCATGCCCTCTTGCACTCCGTAAATCAATGGACTGCAGAAGAATGCGGCTTCGCACGGGATAACCGGCTGTTCCCGGTGCCGATGATCAATCTCGCCGATGTCGATGAAGCCTGCAAGGAACTCGACTTCCTGCTCGCGAGCGGCGCACGGGTCATTGGTATCCGTCCTGCTCCCGTGTCGGGGCTCAAGGGCGGTCGCTCGATGGGATTCGAAGAATTCGACCCGTTCTGGGCACGCATCAATGAAGCGAAAGTTTTCGTGGTCCTGCACGTATCCGACTCAGGCTATGACAAGGTTTACCAATGGTGGACCGCTGGCGGCAAGGGCGAATTCCGCCCATTCGAGAAAGATCCGTTCGGCGAAATCCTTGACTGGATGGGCCGCCCGATCGCCGATACGCTTGCCGCTTTAATATGCCACGGCGTATTCGATCGCTTCCCCAACGTGCGCGTCGCGTCGCTGGAAAACGGCTCATCCTGGCTGGAGCCTCTGCTCCAGCGCATGGAAGCGACGTATCACAAGATGCCGAAGACCTTCCGCCGCAACCCGGTCGAAACTTTCCGCCAGCATGTGTACGTGGCACCGTTCTATGAAGATCCGATCGACAAGGTGATCGAATTGATCGGTGTCGAGCGCGTACTGTTCGGCAGCGATTGGCCGCATCCGGAAGGACTTGCCCATCCGCTCGACTTCTTCAAGGATATTTCCAATCTCAATGCGACGCAGACGCAACGCATCATGAGCACGAATCTGAAGGAATTGCTGGAAGGCGTACGTTAATCGTTCGTTTCACTGGTCTGCCGGCCGCTACGGTTGGCAGACGCAAAGTTTGTGTTGTTTGTCTCTACCTTCTCTAAGGAGATGGGTTGCCTCATGTCGGCGTTCAGCGCCAGCATGAGGCTTTTTTATTGATGGAGTGGATTCTTTTAGCCGGGTCG
This window encodes:
- a CDS encoding enoyl-CoA hydratase-related protein; its protein translation is MIGFKYEKDGDGIVTVTMDMTGPVNAMNDEYLAAMEETLGRLENENGLSGVVLASAKRTFFAGGDIRDMIAAKLSQKEAFFKRLVETKAQLRRLENLLVPVVAAINGAALGGGFEICLVCNYRIVVDNPKAIVGLPEIRLGLLPGGGGTVRLIRLLGLERALPLLLAGTQCKPAEALQAGLVDTCVGTVEELLPAAKEWIRNHPQACRQPWQRENYRIPGGAANEAHNAVLLAKKMEEVLGRTRGLLPAPEQLLALAACSTLVDLDTALDLESRIAADLTLSPQAKNIMTSMFDQMNQVRRNTAQDKHAANGIGTLGIIGNGEAAIEIATAAALAGIQVLLHGDDVAASGSASRMRASVADVILKRCAKAGQSLAAIEAAQALVSDRTMDTRRCELVLVALPSEDEAGLQWFDSLQKQIFPGTHFVVMAGNRSPGLAEQGAAAKHDFARLHCFSATGEFSLGELVSDLSGEALALTKDLLRRIGKLAIVVNGSPRGFSQRVFDAYRDEGRRLVAEGMPANTVQALAWQLGMLAGPLGTYDRSYGKEDVACSAGSILPQDTKDRLLFRPVIEAIFSLQQGVVASVADANIASLLAVGAPAWTGGYIQVVNTYNMQAFNSRAMELARHYGPRFTLPELFLDRMRSDAAFM
- a CDS encoding 3-hydroxybutyryl-CoA dehydrogenase, producing MHIQHIGIIGAGQMGSGIAQICASAGLDVTLRDVSDEALQRALSVISSGLDRAVKSGKINAEQKAGIIGRIRTSTEIGALASSDFIIEAATEQLELKQRILKETEAVVKSSAIIASNTSSVSITKLGASLTSPERFVGMHFFNPVPVMSLVEVIRGIRTSDSTSDTTRMLAEKIGKTPISVRNSPGFVVNRILVPMINEAVFVLQDGLATAEEIDAGMKLGANHPIGPLALADLIGLDTCLTVMEVFYRDFNDPKYRPAPLLREMVDAGTLGRKTGSGFYQYV
- a CDS encoding electron transfer flavoprotein-ubiquinone oxidoreductase, whose protein sequence is MQNLIEQYGPREAMEYDVVIVGGGPAGLSAAIRLKQLAAEQGSEVSVCVLEKGSEVGAHILSGAVMDPIAMNELFPNWKELGAPLHTEVTEDRFLFLTEKKATKTPDWMLPACFQNHGNYIVSLANVVRWLGQQAEALGVEIFPGFPAAEVLYNDDGSVRGVATGNMGVDRHGKPTDAFQLGMELHAKYTFFAEGARGHLGKQLMATYHLNKDSDPQTYAIGIKELWEIDPKMHKPGLVIHTAGWPLDADTYGGSFLYHLENNQVAVGYVVGLAYQNPYLSPYEEFQRYKTHPEIRKFFEGGKRLSYGARALVAGGIQSLPKFTFPGGALIGCDAGFLNASRIKGSHAAMKTGMLAAEAAFAALGANRQHDELVAYADSFKTSWLHEELHKARNFKPFMAKGLYTGTLMVGIDQAVFRGKAPWTLRHKHADHECLRPAAEFEPIVYPKPDGKLTFDRLSSVFISNTNHAEEQPAHLTLKDASVPVNINLATYAGPESRYCPAGVYEFVKNDAGEDRLQINAQNCVHCKTCDIKDPTQNIVWVTPEGGGGPNYPNM
- a CDS encoding SDR family NAD(P)-dependent oxidoreductase, translating into MNLTNMLDGQVAFVTGGTSGIGRGTALALKAAGAKVIATGVSEKEVQAALADPVFAGIDAHVLNVTDDAGVREAFSRFERLDILVNAAGVGGQGPVEFEAESFARTLDINLTGTLRVCTAARPLLARQGGAIVNIASLMSFFGSATAPAYSSSKGGVVQLTKSLAVSWAEEGIRVNALAPGWIDTPMTQILQNDPERNGRVMARSPMKRWGRTEEVAAGITFLCSPMASFITGIVLPVDGGYLAAGM
- a CDS encoding SDR family NAD(P)-dependent oxidoreductase, whose product is MSSVVVVTGAAGALGKAVVEEFLSLGSSIIAVDVNIDALRAAYPDNGRVQPVAVDLTNAGKTVESLESALAGRAANVLCNIAGGFDMGPAVHETDDAMWRRMLDLNVATLINASRAIVPGMKAAGQGKIVNVAAASASSGKGAMGAYCASKGAVARLTESMAQELRDAGINVNAVAPSIIDTPANRSAMPDADPGKWVSLVDLASVIGFLASDRARAVHGAVVPVVGLS
- a CDS encoding amidohydrolase family protein, with translation MTAVTYPIYDADRHFYEPPEAFLRHLPKKFKKEFQYVQVNGRTKLAVGGMLSDYIPNPTFEVVAAPGAHEKWYRGQNPEGLSLREITGEPIASQAAFNNGDAHLKVMDEQKIHAGLFLPTLASVIEERLAQRPEVIHALLHSVNQWTAEECGFARDNRLFPVPMINLADVDEACKELDFLLASGARVIGIRPAPVSGLKGGRSMGFEEFDPFWARINEAKVFVVLHVSDSGYDKVYQWWTAGGKGEFRPFEKDPFGEILDWMGRPIADTLAALICHGVFDRFPNVRVASLENGSSWLEPLLQRMEATYHKMPKTFRRNPVETFRQHVYVAPFYEDPIDKVIELIGVERVLFGSDWPHPEGLAHPLDFFKDISNLNATQTQRIMSTNLKELLEGVR